Sequence from the Christiangramia fulva genome:
GAATTGCGTGAGGTGCAATTTGAGTTTTCAAAATTTTACCAGAAATCATTCAGGTGCTGGAGGAAATGAAAGTCAGTTGCCATTTCATATTTCCTATCGCCTGCGCAATGCGAAGAGTGTCATGCAACTAACCTTAATAACTATAAAGTAAAAGTTATGATCATTTTACTCATAATATCGGTAATCACCCTTGGGTATTTGTTTTATGCCATTGTTAAACCAGAAAAATTCTAAACGATGTATCAATCAGAAATTATTGGCGCGGTTCTCATTTTTTTACTGGCAATAATATTTGCAATCCCTTTAGGAAGGCTGATCTCAAAGATCTTTAAGGGAGAAAAGAACTGGATGGGCTTTATGGCGCCTCTGGAGAAATTTATATTCAAGCTCGGGGGTGTGGATCCCACCAAAGAAATGGACTGGAAGCAGAATATGAAGGCAATGCTCGGTTTAAACCTGGTTTTCTTTATTGTTGCCTTTCTAATCCTGTTGTTTCAGGGGCTCATAAAATTCTGGAATCCCGTAGGAATAGGAAACTGGGAACCAACTCTGGCTTTCAATACGGCTATCAGTTTTATGACGAACACCAATCTGCAGCATTATTCTGGGGAAACCGGGGCCAGTTACTTTACACAGCTCGCAGTTTTTGCCTGGCTGCAGTTTGTAAGTGCAGGAACAGGAATCGCTGCCTGTGGTTTGCTGTTTCGGGGATTGGCGAATAAGAGCAGCAAGGCTCTCGGGAATTTTTACGACCTGTGGCTTAAATCCTGTACAAGAATACTTCTGCCAATAGCGATGATCCTGTCTTTGATCCTTAGTATTAACGGAACCACTTCAAATTTTGAAGGACTGCAGAAGGTTACTACTCTTGAAGGAGATACCCAGATGGTGGCTGGTGGGCCTACTGCTCCCATGGTCTCTATTAAACAACTGGGAACCAATGGGGGAGGGTATTTTGGTCCTAACTCCACACATCCGTTCGAAAATCCGAATTATCTCACCAACATGGCAGAAAATATTGCCATCATACTCATTCCCATGGCCCTGGTTTTTGCCTTCGGTTTCTTTATGAGAAGGCGAAAATTAAGCTATTATCTCTTTGGGGTAATGTCGCTGCTCTTTATAGCCTTTGTGTATATCTCTTCTTCACAGGAAGTTGCGGGTGATCCAAATTTTGAGGCTATGGGGTTACATCAGGCCGCAAATATGGAAGGCAAGGAAATGAGGTTTGGGCCGATTGCTTCCTCTTTGTGGGGAGTTTCTACCACTGCAACTTCCAATGGTTCGGTGAACTCTATGCATGATAGCCATACACCAATTTCGGGAGGTGTGTTTCTCCTGGATATGTTTATCAATGCTGTTTACGGTGGAGTAGGTGTAGGTTTTATTAACTTCTTCGTCTTTCTGGTCATTGCAGTATTTATTGCCGGCCAAATGATTGGGAGGACGCCAGATTTTCTTGGGAAAAAACTGGAGGCCCGTGAGATCAAAATAGCTGCGATCGTGGTGATCTTACACCCACTTCTCATCCTGGCAGGAACTGCGCTTTCCAGCTATCTCCTTACCGAGGATCCGCGTTTACCCTGGCTTAACAATCCCGGTTTTCACGGATTTTCTGAAATGATGTACGAATTCACATCGGCTTCGGCAAATAACGGATCTGGTTTTGAAGGACTGGGCGATAATACTCCTTTCTGGAATATAGCCACCGGTCTTGTAATGTTATTCGCGCGATTTCTTCCTATTATTGGACCGCTTGCAATTGCAGGTTCTCTATCCAGTAAAAAGTTCGTGCCTGAATCGGCCGGGACTCTTAAAATGGACACTCCGGCATTTGCAGCTGTTTTATTAGCCGTGATACTGATCATTTCTGCCCTTGCCTTTTTCCCTGCCCTCGCTTTAGGACCACTGGCAGAATATTTTACCATTTAAATCTGAAATAATGAGTGCAAACAATAAATTATTAGATAAAAACCTCATGCAAAGTGCTTTTAGTGAGTCTTTTCGTAAACTTCAGCCTCTGCAAATGATGAAAAATCCGGTGATGTTTACCGTGGAAATCGGAACTGCCATTATGGTGCTGGTAACCCTCATTTCTGCCTTTACCGTAAATGAAAGTCTTGGCAGCACAGGGTATAATTTTGTAATTACCCTTATTTTACTGATCACCCTTTTATTTGCCAATTTTGCCGAAGCTATTGCCGAAGCACGCGGTAAGGCTCAGGCCAATGCTCTAAAGAAAACCCGTACCGATACAATGGCGAAACGTCAAATGGTGGATGGGGAGATAAAAATGGTCAATGCAACCGAGTTGCGTAAGAATGACATTTTTATTGCTGAAGCCGGTGATATTATTGCCAGCGATGGTGAAATAATTGAGGGGATGGCTTCCATCGATGAATCGGCGATAACCGGGGAATCGGCACCTGTTATCAGGGAGGCAGAAACCGATCATAATTCGGTGATTGGCGGAACACAGGTACTTTCAGATACCATAAAGATCAAAGTGACCTCTGAACCCGGAGAATCGTTTCTTGACAAAATGATAGGGCTCGTAGAAGGAGCTAACAGGCAAAAAACTCCAAATGAGATCGCTTTGACCATTCTTCTGGCAAGTTTCACGCTTGTATTTCTGATTGTGACAGTCACTCTGCAACCGTTCGCGGTTTATGCGAATACTGTTCTATCCATAGCCGCACTGGTCTCGCTTTTCGTATGTCTTATTCCCACTACAATTGGTGGACTGCTTTCCGCAATTGGGATCGCGGGAATGGACAGGGCTCTGGGAGCCAATATCATTGCTAAATCAGGGAAAGCTGTAGAAACCGCCGGTGATATTGATGTATTATTGTTAGATAAGACAGGTACAATTACCATCGGTAATAGAAAGGCTACCAATTTTTACCCACTAGGGAATATTGGTGAAGAGGAATTTGCCCATCTCTGTGCCTGGGGATCTTATTCCGATAAAACTCCTGAAGGTAAATCGATCATTGAATTGGCTAAAAATCTGAATATTCCTCTAAACAAGGAAAGTATTGAAATTGAGGAATCAGTGAAATTCACAGCCGAAACTCGAATGAGTGGTGTAAATCTTGCCGATGGCCGTCAAATTAGAAAGGGTGCCTGGGATGCCATTAGAGATTGGTGCGATATGGATGAAGAAACTTTAAAAAAGTTTGAGGCTAAAACCAGGGAAATTGCCGAAAAAGGTGGTACTCCCTTAGCGCTAGGGGTCGATAGGAAAGCTTTGGGTGTGATACAGTTGGAAGACATTATCAAGCCTGGTATTCAGGAAAGATTCGCGAGATTTAGAAAAATGGGATTGAAAACCGTGATGGTTACAGGAGATAACCCACTCACTGCCGAATATATTGCGAAGGAAGCCGGTGTTGATGATTTCATAGCCGAGGCCAAACCAGAAGATAAACTGGAATATATAAAAAGGGAACAGGAAGCCGGAAAACTGGTAGCAATGATGGGAGATGGTACCAATGATGCTCCCGCCCTCGCTCAGGCCGATGTGGGGATTGCAATGAACAGCGGAACCCAGGCTGCAAAAGAAGCAGCCAATATGGTAGATCTTGATAATGATCCTACCAAACTACTGGAAGTAGTTGAAATTGGAAAGCAGTTATTAATAACAAGGGGAAATGTTACTACATTTTCTATTGCCAACGATGTGGCTAAATATTTTGCAATCGTTCCGGCACTTTTTGCCGCCAGTATTCCGGGTTTAGGAGTGCTGAATATTATGGGATTAGCGAGTCCGCAATCAGCTATTCTATCTGCCGTGATTTTCAATGCCATTGTAATTCCTATCCTTATTCCGCTTGCCCTTAAGGGTGTCAAATATCGCCCAATGGGAGCTTCGGCCTTACTAGGAAGAAACCTTCTTGTTTACGGTCTGGGCGGTATTATCGTTCCTTTTATTGGAATTAAACTCATTGATCTACTCGTAAATCTATTTTTATAAAAATTAGCATATGAAAACTTTAAGAAATATACTCGTCCTTTCATTTCTTAGTCTTCTGTTATTCGGAATTGCCTATCCACTGGCGATGACTGCAGTAGGACAGGCAATAGCTCCAAACGCTGCCGATGGAAAGCCT
This genomic interval carries:
- the kdpF gene encoding K(+)-transporting ATPase subunit F, which translates into the protein MIILLIISVITLGYLFYAIVKPEKF
- the kdpA gene encoding potassium-transporting ATPase subunit KdpA, whose translation is MYQSEIIGAVLIFLLAIIFAIPLGRLISKIFKGEKNWMGFMAPLEKFIFKLGGVDPTKEMDWKQNMKAMLGLNLVFFIVAFLILLFQGLIKFWNPVGIGNWEPTLAFNTAISFMTNTNLQHYSGETGASYFTQLAVFAWLQFVSAGTGIAACGLLFRGLANKSSKALGNFYDLWLKSCTRILLPIAMILSLILSINGTTSNFEGLQKVTTLEGDTQMVAGGPTAPMVSIKQLGTNGGGYFGPNSTHPFENPNYLTNMAENIAIILIPMALVFAFGFFMRRRKLSYYLFGVMSLLFIAFVYISSSQEVAGDPNFEAMGLHQAANMEGKEMRFGPIASSLWGVSTTATSNGSVNSMHDSHTPISGGVFLLDMFINAVYGGVGVGFINFFVFLVIAVFIAGQMIGRTPDFLGKKLEAREIKIAAIVVILHPLLILAGTALSSYLLTEDPRLPWLNNPGFHGFSEMMYEFTSASANNGSGFEGLGDNTPFWNIATGLVMLFARFLPIIGPLAIAGSLSSKKFVPESAGTLKMDTPAFAAVLLAVILIISALAFFPALALGPLAEYFTI
- the kdpB gene encoding potassium-transporting ATPase subunit KdpB, whose product is MSANNKLLDKNLMQSAFSESFRKLQPLQMMKNPVMFTVEIGTAIMVLVTLISAFTVNESLGSTGYNFVITLILLITLLFANFAEAIAEARGKAQANALKKTRTDTMAKRQMVDGEIKMVNATELRKNDIFIAEAGDIIASDGEIIEGMASIDESAITGESAPVIREAETDHNSVIGGTQVLSDTIKIKVTSEPGESFLDKMIGLVEGANRQKTPNEIALTILLASFTLVFLIVTVTLQPFAVYANTVLSIAALVSLFVCLIPTTIGGLLSAIGIAGMDRALGANIIAKSGKAVETAGDIDVLLLDKTGTITIGNRKATNFYPLGNIGEEEFAHLCAWGSYSDKTPEGKSIIELAKNLNIPLNKESIEIEESVKFTAETRMSGVNLADGRQIRKGAWDAIRDWCDMDEETLKKFEAKTREIAEKGGTPLALGVDRKALGVIQLEDIIKPGIQERFARFRKMGLKTVMVTGDNPLTAEYIAKEAGVDDFIAEAKPEDKLEYIKREQEAGKLVAMMGDGTNDAPALAQADVGIAMNSGTQAAKEAANMVDLDNDPTKLLEVVEIGKQLLITRGNVTTFSIANDVAKYFAIVPALFAASIPGLGVLNIMGLASPQSAILSAVIFNAIVIPILIPLALKGVKYRPMGASALLGRNLLVYGLGGIIVPFIGIKLIDLLVNLFL